The Molothrus aeneus isolate 106 chromosome 9, BPBGC_Maene_1.0, whole genome shotgun sequence region tttcctctttaaaatatGCACTTTAGAAGAAGAGGATCTAATCGGTATAGgcaaaagatttattttttaagcaacTTTTActcaaaatgtgaatttttgagGTCAGTTTTATGTGTTTACTGAACCTGGGGCTCTCCTGCTGTCTCCTGCAGTTTGTCTCTTGACTCCATGTACAGATCTCCAGTAGGGACACCACTGGGTCATGCTTTAAAATTGCTGTGTGGAAAATAGAAAGTAAACCCCGAGCTATTTATAAGTGAAAGACTTAAATAGCCCTAACACTGTAATTTCAAGGTATTCAGGGCTCTAATACAGGCAACTGAAAGCTCTACATTTCTGATTGGCTTTACTaaatccctgctcctccttggtGCAGGGGGTGGGCTGTTAAATACCCTGAGTGGATAGACAGAAATAAGACTTCAGCAGTGATAATCACTTCCCTGTCTTGGTTAGGAAACTGAAGAATTAAGGATTCATCTAATTGGTACTAGAAGACATCTGCTATGAAAACTGTTTTGTGTGATTTTGCTGCTCTACATGCAAACCTTCCAGAATGTGATGGTATAAAGGCCTGTGGTAGCTAAATACCTCAAGGgtggttcttttttctttttccctttgtcttctttttttttttccaggcaagGAATGTGGAGCTGCCTTGATGTGCAGCTTCCAAAGGTCCCCTCAGCACAGGGAGGCACAAAAAAACCATATATTAGAGGGCACAGACCATCCTACCTGCTCATCAAATATACAGCAGAAAGGAACCTGCTGGAGCTAGACTCCAGAGGTGGCCCAAAAAATGCAGTCAGATTGTCCCAAAGTGGGATGTTTCACAGAATTCAAACCTCTGGACAGAAGTTCTCTTACTGTGCTAGTTAAAGATACCTACTGAAAACCTATATTGCAATAATTAATAACTCCTCTACTCTAGCTGCAGATTTCTGCTCATTTTAGGCAGCTGAGGGAGTGTTTTTCTTGgcacaaagaaaataatgatcTAGCCACACCCTTATTCAGGgatatttaataatttctctTCAAAAAACACACTTTGCACTGAAATATTGTTATCTTGATCTTACATGGATGTGCTGCTTGCAGAGAGCTCTCCAAGCAATGTCTGTATACCTGTGTATCTCACTGTCCTGTTGAGTTTCATATCAGGCAgtgatttctctgctgctgtacATCCTGTACCAATGCAGTGGGTTTAGGGATAAAAACCCTAAAGACAGGTTTTAAAAGCTACTTTGGGTGTTTTTGTGTAACAAGTCTTGTGCAAGCTTGATTTAAGGATATTTTGAAGACAATTATCCACATGAGTCAACAGAAACAACCTTTCTGATCATCTAGATTATCCATTTCCACCATAGGTAATGACAGAGAAAGTACTTTGTTTGCATATGAATCACACAGAGGATGTGCCTTATTACTCAAGCATGTAATTTATGATTTATTGCTGATGGTCAACCCCTCTGTGGAAATGGAGATCTGTTTTATTCAGATCCGTGTCCCATGGCCTTCTAAACCCTGATATCTGGTTCTGCTGGGGGTTCCCTTGTCTCCAGAACAGTCTGTTAGGCTCCTTCTCTTATCTGAGCCTTCTTGTCTCATTCTTCCCAGACACATCCAGCTCCCACTGCCATGACAAACACTTTGTCTTTCTGTTTGCTTGTGCAGAAGGTGCCTGTGGTTGTAGATTCTGAATTGTAATCCAAATTTTTTGGCAAGTTTTAGCAAACTCCTGAAAATGGGAATGCCTAAAAATGATGGCCCACGACCATCCCGCAGCCTTGTCACTGGGGGCTGTATGGTGTGTTCCATGCTGGCTCAAACAAGTTGGGCTGAAGGACTGGAGATTAATCCccttctttctctcctgccCCTCTAACAAGCTGGATATAGCCAAGGGATTAGGGAGATCTTTGCAAAGGAAATAGATACAGGCTTGAGTCCCATCCGCCTGGAAATAGACTCAAGCTCTCTCACATCCTGGCTGGGCAGACAAAGGATTTAGTAATTCTTCCAAGGAGGAATGAGTCCTCCATGCCTGCTGtgaaagggaatttttaggggatcttcaaaaagaaatttctgtggctggaaaaaatgaaaaaaatgcatctcTGGCTGTTGGGTAGGGAAGTGCTGCTGGGCTCATCCTCTCTGGTGTGGGATTTGCATGTACCCTGAACTGGGGACAGATGGCTCTGGAGGGGAGCTTTGCTCTTGGAAGGTGCTCAATGGTACATTTTGGTGGTTCCCTCTCACGTAGTCAAATTCTCCCCAGGCTATGCAAAGAGGGTTGGGAATTTTACTCTGGAAGCAGGGTGGGGAAAATGAGTTTTGGAAGAGGAGCTCCtcctgaaatgtattttgtcTCTTTAATTTTACCCTTCCAGCCATACAGCATAGTTTAGCACTGTGCTATTGCTGTTGTACCACTTCTACTGCaataaactgttttttttttctaccataAATACACTTTATAAAGTTGATGTGAAGTTCTTGGCCTTTTGTGTTAATTCACTGTAAAAGACAACTGTtaattttccccttcttcccttGATTTCCATGCAGTTGATATTTGCCCAGTGACTGACAGCCCGAGTGACacaccacaggcacagctgacAAAAGCAACATTGCTGTTGAAGCTTCAACAAAATATGGGTATGTTCCTTCCAGATTTTTGCTATGGCACTCCAGAAGCTGCAGTGGCTCCTTTCAGGACTGTTAGCTCCCACAGCATCCTAATTGTCAGCTCAGGAATTCAGGGAACACCAGCCACAGAACTTGCCATTGCAACTTCTCCATGGTGCTGCCTCATCCAGCTCTCAGAGATTTGTCTGCACTTAGTAGAACTCTCtttgctgtggggctgcttgtATTGAAATAGTTACACTTTACTCAACAAAGCAGTTACTTCTGGATTCTATTAATTGTTAGAAATAGAATATAGTAACTGGAAGATTAAATAGGAGCagtaaatatgtaaatatgtgTTTGCTTTGaatgtaaaaatgttttccctttcatcaTCACTGAGGGTTTTCTGTGTGTCTCCTCAGTTGCATCAGTAATGAGCATGCTAATAAAAGTAGTTGTTGGGGTCACTCTTTTTGGGGTAGctctttttgtttctccttGTGCTCATTCCCCGACccaccctcccctccctgcctgctgctgcctgtgctgcccttccctcACTGCCTGTGGATTTAGGGCTGGTTGTGGTGTCCTTCCCTCACTGCCTGTGTTCTCTCTGGATTTAGGGCTGGTTGTTCTGCCCTTCCCTCACTGCCTGTGTTCTCTCTGGATTTAGGGTTGGTCGTGGCAGCCGCTGTCGCAGTCCTGGCGTCGATTTTCTCCTTCAACTACTTCAGTGATTGATCTCCAGTGATTAAACTCCAGCCACCACAGCTCCTGGGAAATGTTGGCCATTCAGAAGATGGAAATAACTGGGGTTGATATATTAGTAATTAAGAATTGTTGTATTAATCTCCCCAGGTAGATGTGCAATGTAAACTGTAATACTGTAAAATGTAATTCAGTTACCTTGTTCCATCATACACTTCCTAAATTAAATAGAATTGTGCACTTAGAAAATCAAGTAGAGGGTGAATCAGGTTTACAAGAAACTAACCCTGTCTCTCTGTGTAAATGAATGATAATATTATTTTCTGGAGAGGCCCCTTAAACAAATACAGAACcttaattttcttcctcctggctCCTTTAATGTAAAATGCTACTCCTGGTGTTTCTCAGGGTATTGGTAAAACCTGTATAATGACCTGGTATGATAATTCCTGCTTTAAGGGTTCCTGTGCTAAGAGAAATCTTATTTTATTACAGTTAATTGGGGGAAAATTAGTTTTAGTAAAGCCAGCATTTCACCATAGTCATTGTTTTAGATAATACTGGCTAGCTAGCATAAAATGTATACAAATAGTTTCTAAAAGTTTCAAGACTAGACCAAGGCAGCCTGTAAATAGCTTGGTTCAAGACTGGAGATCTCAGAAACCAATGAAATGCATGGCATTGCTGAGCTGTGTGTATGCTGCTGCCTTTGACTCAGTGCCTCCTGATGAGGGCTTCTCTGCCCAGCTCCAATACAATCATTGCTATCTTGGAATTTTAACTATTTCAGCAACAGTTATACCTAGGCAGGCCTTGCGGGTTATCATGTAGGTACAGGCAAATTATCAAAATTACTGCTAATCAGGATTTTTAGATTATAAACAGAGAGCTTTCTATGATGAGAGATTCTCCTGGGGATGTTGGCCAGTTACATGTTTACTTGACATGAGGAAGGTGGACAGAGGGAATGAACTCTAGTAAGGCTAATAAAGACAATTTGTATATGAAATGTGATGTTTCCTTGGACCTGAGCTGCAACAGAAAAGAATTAACAGCATTTTAATCCCaatgcaaatttcttttttttgtttgaaagcaatggaacacaaagaaaaaaaataaaccctttGGTTCTAAAGCATAATCAAGTATGTACTGGGATACCTTTAATAAAGGCAATTCTGAGAAAGGTGTGTTGACTACTGCTGCCTCACTTGTGTATTCTGTTTTTGCATGTTtggaaaaaagagctttttgaaAGACAGCGTTGACTTTCTGTGCTCAGCATTGCTCAAGTGGGCCCTCCTGGAGGAGGGTGGTGAGTCCTGTAATGGAGGCACTGGGTTCAGCTGTTGTGGGTTCTATAATTGCTTTTTATTCTGTGCCAGTCAGTGGAATCAACAGGCAGGAATCAGGAGGTGGGATGACATCCAGGGGAGGCTGAGGGTTATCCAGAAAATGGAGTAATTTTGTAATGTGATGGTTGGTTTAAAAATTGCTCTGCTACAGTCCCTGTTAGAAGGAGGAACAGGGCTGAAATTAGAAGAAAGGCACTGtcttttgtctctttttcttttttttctttaaggagAACAGGGTGTGCTTTTGAAGGTAAAATACAAAATGATTGATTATTCTTTAGTTGCCTGTAACACAAAATGCAGCCATAAAAGTGAAGTACAGCATCTCTGACACCAGAGAAGATAATTGTCCTGAAACACTCTTTCTGTAGTTGTTCTTGTTTAGTACTTGTGGTGTCAAAAATAGAGCTTGTTGGCATATATTATTCCAGGGATCCCCTTGCAAAGaactcttcctcttttttcttcctctcttaaCATTTGCTAAGCTTATTCAGTGCTTAGTAAATGATCCTTTTCTTTGTGGTCATGGTCAAATTAATCCTTCAGTTTAGGACTAACTCAGTAGCAGGGAtcaaattttccagtttgggcTTGGAGGAAGGCAAAGAAAGTTGCTCTGGTGGAGATTCCAGGTATAATATAAGAGACAGTTAAAGTACCATCTGTGCAATAATAAATTAATCAACCCTGTCAAAGAAGAAATGAGTAATTTGACTTGTACCTACAGATTGAGCCTTCCAGTCATCCTGCCATGAGGAAATTGTGGATGTAGAAGAAAGCAGGTTCTCACTTGTCTAAGAATTACAGGACTAACCAAGAGGGGATTTTATTGTCCCATCCTTTTATGTACCATTTTGCACTGTTGATAGTGTAAGATAATGAGGGTTTAGGATAAATTAAAATGTGTGTgtaagaggaaaggaaaacacccttttaaaaatctgtttcctgACTACTGCATAACTCTAGCTCAGGTTTCATTGTAGGTTTTTCCTACCTGTATAATACTCCAAAGCTTTCAGTCTGAGAAGACTCCACTGTGACTGATACTGAGCTTTGTTAACTTATGTCCATGATTGCAgatacataatttattttagtaTGTAAGAGTTCAGAGGAATGATTTGGACTTCCACATCTGAAAATCAGGCTCTTCTAAGTATAGTTCTAAAATTTTTAGTACAAAATAGTTTTACAGaatcatttattttctgtgccatGGGGTTTTAAAATGTGGTTTAAAAAGCCTCAGTGGTCTTGGTCACTTGGTCTTGGAGGTTTATAATTCCTCACATCTGAGGGCAGCATTTGGTGTGGTAAGTTGTGACAGGTTGTGATGGTTTGACCCCAGCTGGCAACTGAGGACCACACAGAGCTTGTTCACTTCCCTGGGGCAAGGGGCAGGAAGGTGGAACAAAGATAAAACTCTTGGGTTGcaataagaacagtttaataattgaaataaagtacaatataataatagtagtagtagtagtaataataataataatgaaaaatggaGATAACAAAAAGAGAGAGGGGAGTACAGTGCAGACAGATGAGTGATCCCAGTGCAGTGAGTGATCCCTCACCCCCACCCAGTgatgcccagcccatccctcagCAGCCTTCAGCCCCTCCTGGCCactgcccagtgcccaccctgggCATGGCATCCCCTGGTGTGGGATatcccctgcccagggggatcagctctcctggccatgctccatcccagctcctgctgcagctcctcactgccacagctgggacacTGCAGAGTCCTTGGCTTGGGGtaggctctgctcagcaccacctGAAGCATCAGTGTCTTATCAAAATGGTTCTGTACTGaatccaaagcacagccctgtccaGGCTGCTAGGAGGGAAAATAACTGTCCCagttattattataatattttattatcctGACAGCAGGACACTGGCATTGACCAGAGGCTTTGctcccagcctgagcagcagtGACACCAGAGATAATTTCTTCCCTCCTCTGCTCCGTCAGAAGATTTGGGGACTTGGGGTCTCTGTGACTTTGAGTCAAAATGAAGAGTAACcacagcccaggacagcaggCAGGCTGTTCCCATGTGGTTATTGAAGCATTTACTGTTTGCTACTCAAAAACTTTCATACAGTAATAAATGTTTAAGTCAAAccttgctttttgcttttaaggttgggtttttttcctgcagaaactgACAACTGCTGTGATCAGAGTATTATTTGCAACTTCATTAGTCATGAGCTTCTGTTGAGGCTTGGTGCCACGTTTGTGTTTgctctttggtttttgttttttaaattacaggTAGAAGCAAATCCTGCTTAAGCACGTTTAATCTGTCTCTTAAATTGGAGTGTCAACTTATACAGTAGCTGTAGGTGGAGCTTCTGTGgtgtttttgttggggttttgtgcTTTCAGCCTTGTTCTTAGAAAAATGAAGCTTATGTGATGAGGCTGCTGATGTACACCCTCATAGCTTTTGAACCAAGTTGGATAAAGAGGGAAAGTTCTCACGGAAGTTAAGCTCCCACAGCTTACatggagatttttttggtgtgtaGAGGATAGAAATTTTTCATGTATCTTCTTCAAAACATGTCATTAAATGCAAGAGAAATATTGTTCTGCTGCTCAGGTAACTGGTCACTTTTGTGATGGACAAAGAGAATTCAGTATTTTCTACCTAAACTCCTGTAAGATCATTGGATTTTCATGCTGTTGGGTGTATCTGCAAATGGCAGATCTGCGAATATTCTGAAGAGACAAATGAAATGTTAGGATGAAAGTGGCTTTACCTGAGGGGTCAACTTCATGCTTCAGTTAGGGGAGAGAGGACTGCTCCAAGGGAAAAGCTTTACTCCCCCTGGAGTTCTTGGGACTTGGGACAAGCTCCCACTCAGCAATTTACAGCATGGAAATCATGACATTTTGGGAACTTGCTGTTTGAATTCTTGGTGTAATAAAGTCATGAATTGTTTTACAAGTTAGAGAAGATTGTAGGAGAGATAATAATGATCTTCATTTGCACTGCTTAGTGTACATGATGTGAGGTTTCTGGAGCTCTGTTAAAATAGTCATCCACGAGAAAACAATTTTAGAAGTAGCAATTCAGTAGCATTTTGatagaacaaaagaaaaataaacaaacaaaaaagaaatagtcTTTAACATTTTGATAATCTCAAATATTATAAACTAATCTGTGCTGTTAAGATCTTCAGTAAGATAAAAGTACTTCCATCCCCAGTCAAATCCAGCCTTTAGCTTTGCCAGTGTGCAGAAGTCTCTGAAGTGTTTCTaatattttggttgttttgtatCAGAGAATATCTATAGTAAATATCTTCCTCTCAATCAGATTATTAAATTGCAGTTCTCAGCAGCTTCCCTTTAACAAAACTTAAAACTTTGAGTTTAGTAAATATCTGGTGATACTTACTAATATTTCACATGTTTTTAAGGGTAAGGTTATGTACTACCAATATATTCCACACTTCCAATGGCAGGTTTTGAGAGCTGATAAGCTTTATTCAGAGTTATTACATGAGCATAACATACTTTTCCAGAAACTCACAGGCATTTtagatgctgctgctcagcataGGGAGCACTGATGAACTGAAATCAGCTGATGCTGTGTCTGTGTCAGCTGTTTGGGTGAAAAACTTACAGGAGCACCGAGCTAACTTCTCCCTTTGCATCAGTATTGAGTATTAAATGTGGAATGAAATAATGACCTAGATACTCAGGCCATTCAGGAGTGCAAGGACTTTGGCCTATTTGTCTGCCCTTAAAATTGTTTGTTCCTGCCAAAGTTGGTAGAAATGAATCAGGAGCCAGGACTTGCTGTAACTCCAGAGCATGGAGATGGATTTTTGTGTGCACAGAGGGATGGACCACTCCTGTCCCCACTGAGATGAAGGACTTGTGCTTTGTGGAGACGGGCATGGGCCCTCAATTTTTAGTTCATTTTTCCTATATTTCTTAAATATCACTGCTGTTCTCCCTATTACTTGTGGCTGGCATAGATGTATGTGCAGGACTGCCAGCTGTATGTGCTGTAAGCAGAATTTGCATGCTAACAGTTAAACAGCTTTTATATCTTTATTTGTTACAAGTAAATCAGCAAAGACAGCCTTCTCTAAGTGGGATGGGCGTTACTGACATTGATTTACAGCTGACTGAAGAGGAAAGGGAGGCAGTGAGGACTCTGGCTCTAATATTATTCAACATCTGGCTCACCCGTGCCATTTCCCACCGCTGGAAGCTCCCTCTCAGGTAGCAGCCCATACTCATTTAGGAAAGCCTCCACATCCACAGCAAAAAACTCCTCACCGAACTGTTCAGAAACACTAATGAAATTGCTCAGGAGCTCCCCAGCCTTGTAgaccagcagggaggggagcacCTCGCTGGAGAAGCGATCCCCGGCGCCCGTGCTGGAGGCCTTGATCTTGCAGAACTTGACGGTGGGGTACTCGGCCGCCAggcaggccaggctgctgtTGAGGGCCTCGCAGCCCTTGACGCCGTCCTCGTAAATGTGCACGATGACTGTGGTGGTTTTGTGCTCCTTCTCCACGGCCTCCAGGAACTGTTCCCCGTTCTGCAGCTCGCACACGAAGCCGAACTTGGGCCCGAAGCTGAGGCGCTGGTGCATGTCCTGCATGCAGCGCTTGCGGtactgctgcaggcagctctcgTCCTCCTGCGCCGCGTGGATCAGCTCGTACTCCTGCATGCTCATCTGGGGAGATCCAGAGAGGGACGTGAGGGACTGGGGGCTCcttggagctgggatggggatggacagacagcctCTGCTCTGTCTGGAGAGCACCCAAAGCTGAGCTAGAAGAGCCAtcactccctgcagcagctccatgttgTCATTATATTACAAGAGTTCTATTATgattacattgcaagggttccatattgctagagtttcgTACtgccttgatgtttcttgtaggcagctcctctaggcaccaACTCATCCTTGCagtagccaactgactccagttcccctcaaccaaccaatctaCTCCTTTATAaaactcttcttattggctacagctgcagcctgttcatatcaggcctgctcctaatctttagtaattggttcagctgcagctctttaggggataagattatattatattataagaTTAGATTATATatctataccaccttcatttacccatactgtatccccctacagcTCCAGGAGGTCTTGTTGAGAGACAGGTAAAGATCCTGCCTCAATGCTTGCCTGTCAGCATGATGGTACTGAAGGCAGTGGCAAAAATCTGGCAAAAATTTATGGATTCAGTTTTTAATTGAAATCAAAATTGATTAAAATTTCCAGCAAGAGTTGGTGGAAATTTTGCCAGTAGTGAGGCAGGCTTAATTCCTATGTTATTgggtgtgacagtgttcacaggggtctgaggatgagggaagagacgaggatctgactccatgtttcagaaggcttgatttgttattttatgatatatattatattaaaactatactaaaagaatagaagaaaggatttcatcagaagactagctaagaatagaaaaagaaagaatgataacaaaagcttgtgtcttggacagacagtctgagccagctgactgtgattggccattaatcagaaacaaccacatgagcccaatcccagatgcacctgttgcattccacagcagcagataaccattggttacattttgttcctgaggcctctcagcttctcaggagaaaaaatcccaaggaaaggatttttcagaaaatatcacggCTACAATTGGAGGTTTGGTTCCCCTCTGTTTCAGAATCAGTAAATGGTCATGAGTGATGTTCAGGCTCAGAGCTCTATCCTGACTTAAAGGTTTTTAAACCTGCTAAAATTTTCcattgcattaaccaaggataGAGCATTgcggcagggaagggaggagcaAAGGTCAAGCTGTGGTGTGATAGATGTGAAAAAACTGAGTTATTTCTCAGTTATTAACTGAGTTATGTGAAGTAACTGAAGTTACCCTTAGCTTGAGAGAGGACTGGGTAAAGAGAATCACAAAGCCACtaattaaggttggaaaagccctctaagattAAGTCCATCCATTAACCCAGGACTGCCAAATCCACCTCTAACCAGTGTCTCTGAGCACcacattcctgctttttttggattctttcaggaatgGTGATGCCATCAATGCCTGGGCAGTCCCTTCCAATGTTTGACCACCCTTATGGGGAAGAAATTTTCCTGATGTCCAATCTAAGCCTCCCCTGGAACAACTTGTTACCATTTCctctccccctgtccctgttcctgggagcagagcccgatccccccggctgtcccctcctgtcaggagctgtgcagagccacaaggtcccccctgagcctccttttctcaaggctgagcccctttcccagctccctcagcccctcctggtgctccagacccctccccagctccattgtTTGGCACGTGTTCTGTCTGCATTGTGAGAGCTCTACTAAGTTACATGGAAATTGAGTGGAAAATTCAAGATTTCTACCTCATAACAGGCATGTTTTATATAGAGCCAAAGTTAATTCCTTGTGCTTATCTTACCTTACGGCAGAATCTCTCTCGGGTGTCTTTGTCATCTCTGCTGAAAGATCTGTGTGGTGAAGACATTTGTCTAAGTATTTCTTTCTTACTCAGGGGTAAGGAGTCTCCATCTTCACTCTCTAATTTGAACTTCCTCCAGTCATTGATCACACCTTTGGGCCCTAAGAGAGATGAAGTTGGGTGAGAAAGTGGCTGCAATGAGAGGTTTCCTGAGAAGTTTGTGTTCTGTGCTGGTTTGTCCTTCTGTGCCTCACTTTATCTGTCCCTACTCCTTCCAAAGCACTCTCCAGGAGTGCTGAGAACCAGAGCTTTTGGATCAATGTGtcccaaaaagaaagaaagtgggTTTTTCTCACCTGAATCACTTTGGTGATCTGGTTCCCATCAGGATACTTAAGAAGGATTTTGGTGAACTACATGAGCAGTTAACACGGATGAGGATGTTGAAACATAATAAAACTGCCATGCTGGCCAAAGGCAGTGTTTTGTAGACAAACATTTGATTTCTTGATAAACAggttatttaaatattaatttaaatatttaacaaaatttaaatattaaatgtgCATAAGGACTTGGAGTAAAACTAAGAATGCAGGATGtttgagattatttttaaaaactccaaacaaTACCTGTTGCAATGGAAGAGTAACCCATAAACAAATGATAATTCTGATTGTAATGCAGATATTGGTCTTTGGAGCTGCTTGATTAAACTGCTTAAGTTctgaaaatgtgaataaaaaaaatttcaaaattccaGTTCTttatcaaaatgaaaatatttaatctgcATCTTAGATtataaagcaaaaccaaaaaatatttcagtcttttCAGAGGTGAAGTTTCTTATGGAAAATTTTGAAAAGGCTGGGTAAGCAGCTCTCATTTTCAGATGGAAGATGTGATGAAAGTGATATGtggtgtgtatatgtatatatatatacatatctatagaatggtttgggttggaagggaccttaaagctcatcccattccaccccggccatgggcagggacaccttccagtagcTCTGttgttcagagccccatccagcctgtgCATATATCATAatcttggccagcag contains the following coding sequences:
- the PDC gene encoding phosducin codes for the protein MEENANTSLEEDFEGQATHTGPKGVINDWRKFKLESEDGDSLPLSKKEILRQMSSPHRSFSRDDKDTRERFCRKMSMQEYELIHAAQEDESCLQQYRKRCMQDMHQRLSFGPKFGFVCELQNGEQFLEAVEKEHKTTTVIVHIYEDGVKGCEALNSSLACLAAEYPTVKFCKIKASSTGAGDRFSSEVLPSLLVYKAGELLSNFISVSEQFGEEFFAVDVEAFLNEYGLLPERELPAVGNGTGEPDVE